Proteins encoded together in one Mycolicibacter minnesotensis window:
- the pks2 gene encoding sulfolipid-1 biosynthesis phthioceranic/hydroxyphthioceranic acid synthase codes for MTTPLNPAPRPSTSSVAVIGLACRLPGGIDSPQRFWQALLRGDDFIDEVPADRWDADSYYGPEPGVPGRSVSRWGAFLETVGAFDADFFGMTEPEAIAIDPQHRLLLETSWEAVEHAGLDPATLARSQTGVFVGLTHSDYELLSAEHGAPEGPYGFTGTSSSFASARVSQALGLHGPALTVDTACSSGLMAVHQACQSLQVGESDLALAGGVSVMLEPHRSVAGSQQGLLSPTGRCRSFDADADGYVAGEACVVLLLKRLPEAVRDQNRILAVLRGSAANHDGSAGLGAERSEQAQIAGYRSALAAAGVEPATVGLVEAHGLGSPDADLAEYKGLAAVYGAEAPCYLGSVKTNFGHCQSASGPLGLLKAILAVAHGTVPEHLNFTRLPDQLAQVRTNLVVPQENSPWPAPADHPRRAAVSAHGLSGTNVHVIVEQSPVPALPDSPPASAQDPRPELLFPISATSAQQLRQTSARLADWIEEHGTALTDAGLADLGYTLARGRSHRPIRTTVAASNFGELGEALRGIADNDLPYHPAVGPDGHGPVWVFAEHIARWTGMAELLVAEPAFAAAIAAMEPLVADESGFSLTEAITAEVPPAEIERVHLISFAIQVGLADAMKAYGVRPGAVIGHSLGEVAAAVVAGGLTLRDGIIVTARRSRLLSRIAGSGAMATVELPAQQVLSEFSIRDVSGAVLAVVESPVSTTIGGDAEAVRDLVAAWQQQGVAAHEVAATVAAHSPQVEPILEDLARDLSDLQPSEPEVPYFSATLWAPRDRPAFDGAYWAENLRYTARFAAAIQAAIKDGFRVFGELAPRSDLAAAIEQNAVSLDTPIAALAAAPNTPEAASWNGLRGFVADLHSVGTAIDFAAHYPSGRLVEAPLPSWDHRQLLLSRESADATPRGAAVQAVHPLLGAHVHLLEEPERHVWQGDAGTVAHPWLADLRDNNTATLPVAAYGEMALVAARMSLGESAEVRDLRFSQPLLLDEQTPVSSGAVLGVPGVLDFTVTTHQDRERLRCATAVLHAVTDVGPPAARDIVALLAAHPTRVAEADLHHADGGHGTRHGRGFPGLTAIRYGSAQPIVGATALAEITLPGPLRSQQALYDIHPALLEACIHSVVLRPDVPRGADGAALRPVGVRRLRRHHLIRDARYCLSTVTATRADAYEADLELLDVSGTVLLRAEGLRFVTSGAEREAAERALDERLLTIEWLRRDAPDAGSAGSGRWLLLNTADAADPLATGLAAALAGAQGQSDVVSIQAGGPPADALQGVLEGRSGVVLVTAAPDSGALSPQRSRAVMANLLQVVKQMAALPGESPRLYVVTRGAASVQPGDRINLEQAGLRGLMRVIDSEHPHLKVTAIDLDSDTAGAATDFTDVAACVAAQVHSGSDEDETAWRAGAWHTARLRPGPFGPADRRTTVVEHGRDGVRLQWGHPTEGAGWELVAQPRPAPATGQIEVAVTATGAIHDATATTGGLADFAGVVAVVGADVTGHQVGDHVAGISPEGQLSAFVTCDARLAATLPAQVPLSEAAALPSAYATAWLALHDLARIAATDTVLIHRATDGVGQAALAVARAAGCTIFATADTPQRRQRLRDGGVAHVYDCSTADFADRIQQDTGGRGVDVVLHCLSGPARRAGIDVLGYGGRFIELNAGDVDEASWLALLPFRRNLSLHVVDVAVLAHSQPHTVQRLLATVYQQVAQGLLPIPPTIHQPLLDIAAARKLSDETDSGATLVLDAPQAGEAVAVVPPEQAQLYRADGAYIVTGATAGPGLHLAAELAAAGCGRLVLNGLAAPDSDAHQVIERLRADGNDVQLVYGDIADPQTASRLVAVATESGLPVRGVLHAVDAVAQASLVEVTEDLIDHCWAPKVDGAVNLHRALGEGSTAEPVDWFCVFSSTAALIGSPGHGATAAADSWLDAFGHWRQRQGLSATVIGWGPWAQAAGATDLPATGRAAITYAEGARAFDAVLRYARTYSGYAPVSGAPWLTALAHRSRFAEAFKSVRQGSPDAERFLAELKQLPRDEWLGAILRLVSDQISLLLRRTVDQDRPLPEYGLDSLASLEFRTRIETETGVRVGPAQLTTVAGLSRHVCDQLVARVEQEEPVDAG; via the coding sequence ATGACTACCCCCCTCAATCCCGCTCCAAGACCCTCCACTTCATCGGTTGCCGTCATTGGTTTGGCCTGCCGTCTGCCCGGCGGCATCGACTCGCCGCAGCGGTTCTGGCAGGCCCTGCTGCGCGGTGATGACTTCATCGACGAGGTTCCCGCTGACCGATGGGATGCCGACAGCTACTACGGCCCGGAACCGGGTGTGCCTGGCCGATCGGTGTCGCGGTGGGGCGCTTTTCTGGAAACCGTCGGTGCTTTTGACGCCGACTTCTTCGGTATGACCGAGCCGGAAGCGATCGCGATCGACCCGCAACACCGGCTGTTGCTGGAGACCTCGTGGGAGGCCGTTGAGCACGCCGGCCTCGACCCGGCCACGCTGGCCCGTTCCCAGACGGGAGTCTTCGTAGGACTGACGCACAGCGACTACGAGTTGCTCTCCGCCGAGCACGGCGCCCCCGAGGGGCCCTACGGGTTCACCGGTACCAGCAGTAGCTTCGCGTCCGCTCGGGTGTCCCAGGCGCTGGGGCTGCACGGTCCGGCGCTCACGGTGGACACGGCGTGTTCCTCCGGCCTGATGGCCGTTCACCAGGCATGCCAGAGCCTGCAGGTCGGGGAGAGCGATCTCGCGCTGGCCGGCGGCGTATCGGTGATGCTCGAACCCCATCGCTCGGTGGCCGGCTCCCAGCAGGGTTTGTTGTCGCCGACTGGCCGGTGCCGCTCGTTCGATGCCGACGCCGACGGATACGTCGCGGGCGAGGCCTGCGTGGTGCTGCTGCTCAAGCGGCTACCGGAGGCCGTCCGCGACCAGAATCGCATCCTGGCAGTCCTGCGTGGCAGTGCGGCCAATCACGACGGCAGTGCCGGACTGGGAGCAGAGCGGTCGGAGCAGGCTCAGATCGCGGGGTATCGATCGGCGCTGGCCGCCGCAGGCGTGGAACCCGCGACGGTGGGCCTGGTCGAAGCCCATGGTCTTGGCAGCCCGGACGCCGACCTGGCCGAATACAAGGGGCTGGCTGCGGTCTACGGCGCCGAGGCCCCCTGCTATCTGGGATCGGTGAAGACCAACTTCGGGCACTGCCAGTCCGCCTCGGGGCCGCTGGGTCTGTTGAAGGCCATCCTGGCGGTGGCCCACGGCACGGTGCCGGAACACCTGAACTTCACCCGGCTGCCGGATCAGCTTGCACAGGTGCGGACCAACCTCGTTGTGCCGCAGGAGAACTCTCCGTGGCCGGCACCCGCGGACCATCCGCGTCGGGCTGCTGTCTCTGCGCATGGACTGTCCGGCACCAACGTACACGTCATCGTCGAACAGTCGCCGGTACCGGCGCTACCGGACTCACCGCCGGCGTCAGCGCAGGATCCGCGGCCGGAGCTGCTCTTCCCGATCTCGGCGACCTCCGCCCAGCAACTGCGGCAGACGTCCGCCCGCTTGGCGGACTGGATCGAGGAACACGGCACCGCGCTGACCGATGCCGGCCTGGCCGATCTGGGCTACACGCTGGCCCGCGGACGGTCACACCGACCGATCCGAACGACCGTGGCGGCCAGCAACTTCGGCGAGCTGGGCGAGGCGTTACGCGGAATCGCCGACAACGACCTGCCCTATCATCCGGCCGTCGGGCCAGACGGACACGGACCGGTGTGGGTGTTCGCCGAGCACATCGCCCGTTGGACCGGCATGGCGGAACTGCTCGTCGCGGAGCCGGCCTTCGCGGCCGCGATCGCAGCGATGGAGCCGCTGGTCGCCGACGAATCGGGTTTCTCGCTCACCGAAGCGATTACCGCGGAGGTGCCGCCGGCCGAGATCGAACGCGTGCACCTGATCAGCTTCGCCATCCAGGTGGGCCTGGCCGACGCCATGAAAGCCTATGGGGTGCGACCGGGAGCCGTGATCGGTCATTCGCTGGGGGAGGTCGCAGCGGCCGTCGTGGCCGGCGGCCTGACCCTGCGAGACGGGATCATCGTCACCGCCCGCCGGTCCCGGCTGTTGTCGCGCATCGCCGGCAGTGGCGCGATGGCCACCGTGGAATTGCCAGCGCAGCAAGTGCTTTCGGAGTTCTCCATCCGCGATGTGTCCGGTGCGGTGCTCGCCGTGGTGGAGTCACCGGTCTCGACGACCATCGGCGGTGACGCCGAAGCCGTGCGTGATCTGGTGGCAGCCTGGCAACAGCAGGGAGTTGCCGCGCACGAGGTGGCGGCCACCGTTGCCGCGCACTCGCCGCAAGTCGAGCCGATCCTGGAGGATCTGGCGCGCGATCTCAGCGACCTGCAACCGAGCGAACCCGAGGTGCCGTACTTCTCCGCAACGCTGTGGGCACCACGCGACCGCCCCGCGTTTGACGGCGCCTACTGGGCCGAGAACCTGCGCTACACCGCGCGATTCGCCGCCGCGATCCAGGCCGCGATCAAGGACGGCTTCCGGGTGTTCGGGGAGCTGGCGCCGCGCTCGGACCTCGCGGCGGCCATCGAGCAGAATGCCGTCAGCCTCGACACCCCGATAGCGGCACTGGCCGCGGCCCCCAACACGCCGGAAGCGGCCTCGTGGAACGGCTTGCGCGGATTCGTCGCCGACTTGCACAGCGTCGGCACCGCAATCGACTTCGCTGCGCACTACCCCTCGGGACGCCTGGTGGAGGCACCGCTGCCGAGCTGGGACCACCGGCAGCTGTTGTTGAGCCGGGAGAGTGCGGACGCCACCCCGCGGGGCGCGGCCGTCCAGGCCGTCCACCCCTTGCTGGGCGCCCACGTTCACCTGCTGGAGGAACCCGAACGCCACGTCTGGCAGGGCGATGCCGGAACCGTGGCGCACCCGTGGCTAGCCGATCTCCGGGACAACAACACGGCCACCCTGCCCGTCGCCGCCTACGGCGAGATGGCCCTGGTCGCGGCCCGCATGAGTCTGGGCGAGTCGGCCGAGGTGCGTGACCTGCGGTTCTCCCAGCCGCTGCTGCTCGACGAGCAGACGCCGGTGTCCTCGGGCGCCGTGCTGGGCGTCCCCGGCGTCCTGGATTTCACGGTGACCACCCACCAGGATCGAGAGCGCCTGCGCTGTGCCACCGCCGTGTTGCACGCCGTGACCGATGTCGGCCCACCAGCGGCGCGCGACATCGTCGCCTTGCTGGCCGCGCACCCGACGCGCGTCGCCGAGGCCGACCTGCACCACGCAGACGGGGGCCACGGCACGCGCCACGGTCGGGGATTCCCCGGCTTGACGGCGATCCGCTACGGATCGGCCCAGCCCATCGTCGGCGCCACCGCGCTGGCCGAAATCACCCTGCCCGGTCCGTTGCGCTCCCAGCAGGCGCTCTACGACATTCACCCCGCGCTCCTGGAGGCATGCATCCACTCGGTGGTCCTACGCCCCGACGTCCCGCGGGGGGCTGACGGTGCGGCGCTGCGGCCGGTCGGTGTGCGCAGGCTGCGCCGCCACCACCTGATCCGCGACGCCCGCTACTGCCTGAGCACCGTGACCGCCACGCGAGCCGATGCCTATGAAGCAGACCTGGAGCTGTTGGACGTCTCGGGCACGGTGTTGTTGCGTGCCGAAGGTCTGCGATTCGTCACCAGCGGCGCGGAGCGCGAGGCCGCCGAGCGTGCCCTCGACGAGCGGCTTCTCACCATCGAGTGGCTGCGCCGCGATGCCCCCGATGCCGGTTCGGCCGGCTCGGGGCGCTGGCTGCTGCTGAATACGGCCGACGCCGCAGATCCGTTGGCCACCGGTCTCGCCGCTGCGTTGGCCGGTGCACAAGGCCAGTCCGACGTCGTGTCGATCCAGGCCGGCGGGCCCCCGGCAGATGCTCTCCAGGGTGTGCTTGAGGGCCGCAGTGGGGTCGTCCTTGTCACTGCGGCACCGGATAGCGGCGCGTTATCACCCCAGCGGAGCCGCGCCGTGATGGCGAATCTGCTGCAGGTGGTCAAGCAGATGGCCGCGCTGCCTGGGGAATCACCTCGGCTGTATGTGGTGACCCGAGGGGCCGCAAGCGTTCAGCCTGGGGATCGGATCAACCTCGAGCAGGCCGGGTTGCGCGGCCTGATGCGGGTCATCGACTCCGAGCATCCGCACCTGAAAGTCACCGCGATCGACCTGGACAGCGACACAGCCGGGGCGGCAACGGATTTCACAGATGTCGCCGCGTGTGTCGCCGCACAGGTGCACAGTGGGTCCGACGAGGACGAAACCGCGTGGCGTGCGGGCGCCTGGCACACCGCGCGGCTGCGTCCCGGACCCTTCGGTCCCGCCGATCGGCGGACCACGGTGGTCGAGCACGGACGCGACGGCGTGCGCCTGCAATGGGGACACCCGACCGAAGGCGCGGGGTGGGAACTGGTTGCCCAGCCTCGGCCCGCACCGGCTACCGGACAGATCGAAGTGGCAGTGACCGCCACCGGAGCCATCCACGACGCGACAGCCACCACCGGTGGGCTGGCGGACTTCGCGGGTGTGGTGGCAGTGGTCGGCGCCGACGTCACCGGACACCAGGTGGGCGATCACGTCGCCGGCATCTCCCCCGAAGGCCAGCTGAGCGCGTTCGTGACCTGCGATGCCCGGCTGGCGGCCACGCTGCCTGCACAGGTGCCGTTGTCCGAGGCCGCCGCGCTGCCGAGTGCGTACGCCACGGCATGGCTTGCCCTGCATGACCTGGCGCGCATCGCGGCGACCGATACGGTGCTGATCCACCGCGCCACCGACGGAGTCGGTCAGGCGGCGCTGGCGGTAGCGCGGGCAGCGGGCTGCACGATCTTTGCCACCGCGGACACACCGCAGCGACGACAACGCTTGCGCGACGGGGGCGTTGCACATGTCTATGACTGTTCCACCGCGGATTTCGCTGACCGGATACAGCAGGACACCGGCGGTCGTGGGGTGGACGTCGTGCTCCATTGCCTGTCGGGCCCGGCACGGCGTGCCGGAATCGACGTACTGGGTTATGGCGGCCGGTTCATCGAGCTGAACGCGGGAGATGTCGATGAGGCCAGCTGGTTGGCCTTGCTGCCCTTCCGGCGCAATCTTTCGCTGCACGTCGTCGACGTGGCGGTGCTGGCACACAGCCAGCCGCACACCGTTCAGCGCCTGTTGGCCACCGTCTATCAGCAGGTAGCCCAAGGGCTGCTGCCGATTCCACCGACCATTCACCAGCCACTACTGGATATCGCCGCAGCTCGAAAGCTGTCTGACGAGACCGACAGTGGCGCAACGCTCGTGCTGGATGCACCGCAGGCCGGAGAGGCCGTCGCGGTGGTACCACCGGAGCAGGCCCAGCTGTACCGGGCCGATGGCGCCTACATCGTCACCGGGGCCACGGCGGGTCCCGGGTTGCATCTGGCGGCTGAGTTGGCGGCGGCGGGCTGTGGCCGACTTGTGCTGAACGGCCTTGCGGCACCAGACAGCGACGCGCACCAGGTGATTGAGCGGCTGCGTGCGGACGGCAACGATGTTCAGCTGGTGTACGGCGACATCGCCGACCCCCAGACGGCCAGCCGTCTGGTTGCGGTGGCCACCGAGTCCGGCCTGCCGGTGCGGGGTGTGCTCCATGCCGTCGACGCCGTCGCGCAAGCCTCGTTGGTCGAGGTCACCGAAGATCTCATCGACCACTGCTGGGCGCCCAAGGTGGACGGCGCGGTGAACCTTCACCGGGCTCTGGGGGAGGGCAGCACCGCAGAGCCCGTGGATTGGTTCTGTGTGTTCTCCTCGACGGCGGCGCTTATCGGTTCGCCGGGGCATGGGGCCACGGCCGCCGCCGACAGTTGGCTGGATGCATTCGGGCATTGGCGACAGCGTCAGGGCCTGTCGGCCACCGTGATCGGCTGGGGACCGTGGGCTCAGGCCGCCGGTGCCACGGACCTGCCGGCGACGGGCCGCGCCGCGATCACCTATGCCGAAGGTGCGCGTGCCTTCGACGCGGTGCTGCGTTATGCCCGAACGTATTCGGGATACGCGCCAGTCAGCGGAGCCCCGTGGTTGACGGCGTTGGCGCACCGCAGCCGATTCGCCGAAGCATTCAAATCGGTGCGCCAGGGCAGCCCTGACGCCGAAAGATTCCTCGCCGAGTTGAAACAGTTGCCGCGCGACGAATGGCTCGGCGCCATCCTTCGCCTGGTGTCCGACCAGATCAGCCTGCTGCTGCGCCGCACCGTCGACCAGGATCGTCCGCTGCCCGAGTATGGCCTGGATTCCTTGGCCAGCTTGGAATTTCGCACCCGCATCGAAACCGAGACTGGAGTCCGCGTGGGGCCGGCCCAACTCACCACGGTGGCAGGCCTATCCCGGCACGTCTGCGACCAACTGGTCGCACGGGTGGAGCAGGAGGAGCCCGTCGATGCCGGGTAG
- a CDS encoding MFS transporter translates to MRKPPWLAWALWDCGATGLNAITISFVFSVYLTASVGASAGQSSASWLGRAMAVAGIAVALLAPLTGSSITDPRRRRLALIILSGTVVALTASMSLIRDDPRYLWAGLALLAVTAACSDLATVPYNAMLRSVTTPATAGRVSGFGLASGYLGSVALLLLIYVGFIAGDGDTAGLLGLPKADGVNIRAAMLLTAAWFALFAVPLLRRGPAPVIDESATVGPDGATRGFRQLRADLLAEWRRDRNIVYYLLASAVFRDGLTGVVAFGAVLGVKVYGISAADVLLFGVTASTVAAIGAALGGLLDEPVGSKPLILGSLASMIAVGVVLLVLSGPLAFWVCGLLLCLFIGPVQSSARTLLLRMSATDKEGLAFGLYTTTGRAATFLAPTLFFTFVDLFGADRAGLGGLLVVLVAGFLAMVPIRVPKAHEDINSEF, encoded by the coding sequence GTGCGGAAACCTCCGTGGCTGGCGTGGGCGCTCTGGGACTGTGGCGCCACCGGCCTGAACGCGATAACCATCAGTTTCGTCTTCTCCGTCTACCTGACCGCGTCGGTTGGGGCCAGTGCCGGCCAGTCCTCGGCGAGCTGGCTGGGGCGGGCGATGGCCGTCGCCGGGATCGCGGTGGCATTGCTGGCTCCGTTGACCGGTAGCTCGATCACCGATCCTCGGCGACGGCGCTTGGCGCTGATCATCCTCAGCGGCACGGTGGTGGCGCTGACGGCATCGATGAGCCTGATCCGAGACGACCCGCGCTACCTCTGGGCGGGACTGGCGCTGCTGGCCGTGACAGCGGCGTGCAGCGACCTGGCCACCGTCCCTTACAACGCGATGCTGCGCTCGGTCACCACGCCGGCCACCGCCGGCCGCGTCTCCGGTTTCGGTTTGGCCTCTGGCTACCTGGGTAGCGTCGCGCTGCTGCTGTTGATCTACGTGGGCTTCATCGCCGGGGACGGGGACACCGCCGGTCTGCTGGGCCTGCCCAAGGCCGACGGGGTCAACATCCGCGCGGCGATGCTGTTGACGGCGGCGTGGTTTGCCCTGTTCGCTGTGCCGCTGCTGCGGAGAGGGCCGGCACCAGTGATCGACGAGTCGGCGACTGTCGGGCCGGACGGTGCGACCCGGGGGTTTCGCCAGCTTCGTGCCGATCTGCTCGCCGAATGGCGCCGTGACCGCAACATCGTCTACTACCTGTTGGCCAGCGCAGTCTTCCGGGACGGACTGACGGGTGTGGTGGCGTTCGGGGCCGTGCTCGGCGTCAAGGTGTACGGCATCTCCGCAGCCGATGTGCTGCTGTTCGGGGTTACGGCCAGCACGGTGGCGGCTATCGGGGCGGCGCTGGGCGGACTGCTCGACGAGCCGGTCGGTTCCAAGCCGCTGATTCTCGGTTCGCTGGCGTCGATGATCGCGGTCGGAGTGGTGCTGTTGGTGCTCTCGGGCCCCCTGGCCTTCTGGGTATGCGGGCTGCTGCTGTGTCTGTTCATCGGCCCAGTCCAGTCGTCGGCGCGGACGTTGCTCCTGCGGATGAGCGCCACGGACAAAGAGGGTTTGGCCTTTGGTCTGTACACCACCACCGGCCGGGCAGCGACGTTCCTGGCTCCGACACTGTTCTTCACCTTCGTCGACCTGTTCGGTGCGGACCGGGCCGGCCTCGGTGGGTTGTTGGTGGTGTTGGTCGCGGGCTTTCTCGCCATGGTGCCCATCCGGGTGCCGAAAGCGCACGAGGACATAAATAGTGAGTTCTAA
- a CDS encoding glycosyltransferase family 87 protein, giving the protein MTREVTERAVRSPRPLATDLRSADDRDLPSRTDAVGHALSNTIGGPVGRHALIGRTRFMTPLRVMFLIALVLLALGWTTKSPCLQTAGSGSPDQRAANWDNQRAYFQLCYSDVVPLYTAELLDQGKFPYRSSWVEKDSSGKEQTRYDGLPAVRYMEYPVLTGLYQYAAMALAKTYTAITKVVKVPALMGVAEVVVFFDIVALGLALAWLATVWSTAALAGRRIWDAALVAASPLVIFQIFTNFDALATAFAGAGLLAWARRRPRMAGVLLGLGAAAKLYPVLLLVPLVLLGLRTGRLREVRHTVVATALSWLVVNLPVLVFAPRGWSEFFRLNSRRGDDMDSVYNVVRSLTGWQGFDSDLGMWQPPMVLNSVVAAVFALCCAGIGYVALTAPRRPRVAQLAFLVVAAFLVTNKVWSPQFSLWLVPLAVLALPHRRLLLVWMTIDALVWVPRMYYLYSVPDRGLPEQWFTTAVLVRDLAVLVLCALVIRQIYRPQLDLVRAPGWADDPAGGVFDQAPDAPPSWLPARLRPTAAAPVAHRTGEPARVGQL; this is encoded by the coding sequence GTGACCCGGGAGGTGACCGAACGCGCGGTGCGCTCACCCCGACCCTTGGCGACCGACCTGCGCAGCGCCGACGATCGTGACCTGCCCAGCCGCACCGATGCCGTCGGGCACGCCTTGTCGAACACCATCGGCGGGCCGGTGGGCCGGCACGCGCTGATCGGGCGGACGCGGTTCATGACGCCGCTGCGGGTGATGTTCCTGATCGCACTGGTGCTCTTGGCGCTGGGCTGGACCACCAAATCGCCCTGCCTGCAGACCGCCGGCAGCGGCAGCCCCGACCAGAGGGCGGCCAACTGGGACAACCAGCGGGCGTACTTCCAGCTGTGCTACTCCGATGTCGTTCCGCTCTACACCGCGGAACTGCTGGATCAGGGCAAATTCCCCTACCGATCCAGCTGGGTGGAGAAAGACTCCTCAGGCAAGGAACAGACGCGCTACGACGGCCTGCCCGCCGTGCGCTACATGGAATATCCGGTCTTGACCGGCCTCTACCAGTACGCGGCGATGGCCTTGGCCAAGACCTATACGGCGATCACCAAGGTGGTGAAGGTTCCGGCGTTGATGGGGGTCGCCGAGGTGGTGGTGTTCTTCGACATCGTCGCGTTGGGTCTGGCGCTGGCCTGGCTGGCGACGGTGTGGTCCACCGCCGCGCTGGCCGGACGCCGTATCTGGGACGCGGCACTGGTGGCCGCCTCACCGCTGGTGATCTTCCAGATCTTCACCAATTTCGACGCCTTGGCGACCGCCTTCGCCGGGGCGGGCCTGCTGGCCTGGGCGCGGCGCCGGCCGAGGATGGCCGGGGTGCTGTTGGGTCTGGGTGCCGCCGCCAAGCTGTACCCGGTGCTGCTGTTGGTTCCGCTGGTCCTGCTGGGGCTGCGCACCGGGCGGCTCCGCGAGGTCAGACACACCGTCGTGGCCACCGCGCTGAGTTGGCTGGTGGTGAACCTGCCGGTCCTGGTGTTCGCGCCGCGAGGCTGGAGCGAGTTCTTCCGGCTCAACTCCCGCCGCGGCGACGACATGGACTCGGTGTACAACGTGGTCCGGTCGTTGACCGGATGGCAGGGCTTCGACAGCGACCTGGGGATGTGGCAGCCCCCGATGGTGCTCAACAGCGTGGTGGCGGCGGTGTTCGCGCTGTGCTGCGCAGGCATCGGCTATGTGGCGCTGACCGCGCCGCGGCGGCCCAGGGTGGCGCAGCTGGCGTTCTTGGTGGTTGCGGCGTTCCTGGTGACCAACAAGGTCTGGAGCCCGCAGTTCTCGCTGTGGCTGGTGCCGCTGGCGGTGCTGGCGCTGCCGCATCGCCGGCTGCTGCTCGTCTGGATGACCATCGATGCCCTGGTCTGGGTGCCGCGGATGTACTACCTGTACAGCGTCCCCGACCGCGGCCTGCCCGAGCAGTGGTTCACCACCGCGGTGCTGGTGCGCGACCTGGCGGTGCTGGTGCTGTGCGCGTTGGTGATCCGACAGATCTACCGCCCCCAGCTGGACCTGGTGCGGGCACCCGGGTGGGCCGACGACCCGGCTGGTGGAGTGTTCGATCAGGCACCGGATGCGCCGCCCTCGTGGCTGCCTGCCCGGCTGCGTCCGACAGCGGCTGCACCGGTCGCGCACAGAACCGGGGAGCCGGCGAGGGTGGGTCAGCTATAG